A genomic window from Sporosarcina sp. Marseille-Q4063 includes:
- the purL gene encoding phosphoribosylformylglycinamidine synthase subunit PurL, whose translation MSANHEPSAEQIQDEKLYRQMGMTDEEFDLAVKSMGRLPNYTETGLFSALWSEHCSYKSSKPILKKFPTSGERVLQGPGEGAGIVDIGDNQAAVFKMESHNSPSAIEPFIGAATGAGGVLRDVFSMGARPVALVNSLRLGDLTEERDRFLFKEAVAGIASYGNGIGIPTIAGEVQFDNCYSKRPLVNAMAVGLLNHEDIQKGVAAGVGNTVMYAGAKTGRDGIHGATMSSSELTVEEDGELPVMQAGDPFLEKLVMDACLELVKSDALIGIQDMGAAGLSSASAEMASSAGYGVEMNLDLVPQREEGMTAYEMMLSESQERMLIVVKKGREQEVTDLFAKYGVEAVSIGKVTDDKMLRLLHKGEVVAEVSADALAEDAPVYYKESAEPDYFKEFQAMEMSEPVVDDLSETLKALLQRPTIASKEWVYNQFDTHVRRNTVVAPGSSAGVIRVDGTNKGLAMTSDCNSRYVYLDPETGGKIAVAEAARNIICSGAEPIAITDCLNFGNPDKPEVFWQFEKSAAGISDACIKLNAPVISGNVSMSNEVNGVAIYPTPTIGMVGLVHDLAHVTTTEFKNADDVIYLIGETALDFGGSELQQMQEGKISGQAPSIDLDVEASRQQELLKAIQNNLVESATDLSEGGFAVALCEKAFGDEGLGADVTISGSAVTALFSESQSRFLVSVKKENAEAFEAAVKDAVQVGVVTDTDRIVINGEDTVLIDGTVEEFRSAWRGAIQCLLNSEA comes from the coding sequence ATGTCAGCCAATCATGAACCAAGCGCAGAGCAAATTCAAGATGAAAAATTGTATCGTCAAATGGGAATGACTGATGAAGAATTCGACCTTGCAGTAAAAAGCATGGGTCGCCTACCGAACTATACAGAAACAGGTTTATTTTCGGCTCTTTGGTCCGAACACTGTTCATATAAAAGCTCGAAACCGATTCTAAAGAAGTTCCCGACTAGTGGCGAACGAGTTCTTCAGGGGCCAGGTGAAGGTGCGGGGATTGTTGACATTGGCGATAACCAAGCAGCAGTTTTCAAAATGGAATCCCATAACTCACCATCCGCAATTGAACCGTTTATCGGTGCAGCGACGGGTGCTGGCGGGGTTCTTCGCGATGTGTTTTCAATGGGTGCACGCCCTGTAGCGCTCGTGAACTCGCTTCGTCTCGGGGATTTGACAGAGGAACGTGACCGCTTCTTATTTAAAGAGGCAGTTGCAGGTATTGCTAGTTACGGGAACGGAATCGGAATTCCAACGATTGCAGGGGAAGTGCAATTCGATAATTGCTATTCGAAACGTCCACTTGTCAATGCGATGGCAGTTGGGTTACTTAATCATGAAGATATTCAAAAAGGTGTTGCCGCGGGTGTTGGCAATACCGTTATGTATGCTGGCGCTAAAACAGGTCGCGACGGAATACACGGGGCTACGATGTCTTCATCTGAATTAACGGTTGAGGAAGACGGAGAGCTACCAGTAATGCAAGCTGGCGATCCATTTCTTGAAAAACTTGTGATGGACGCATGTCTTGAACTTGTAAAATCAGATGCGTTAATCGGAATACAAGATATGGGTGCAGCTGGACTTTCTTCTGCTTCTGCCGAAATGGCATCAAGTGCTGGATACGGTGTTGAGATGAACTTGGATCTTGTACCACAGCGTGAAGAAGGCATGACAGCATATGAAATGATGCTATCAGAATCTCAAGAACGTATGTTGATTGTCGTGAAAAAAGGCCGTGAACAAGAAGTAACGGACCTATTTGCTAAATATGGTGTTGAAGCAGTTTCAATCGGAAAAGTAACGGATGATAAAATGCTCCGTCTACTCCATAAAGGTGAAGTAGTTGCGGAAGTATCAGCAGATGCACTCGCTGAAGATGCTCCGGTTTATTATAAAGAATCAGCAGAACCAGATTACTTTAAAGAATTCCAAGCGATGGAAATGTCAGAACCGGTTGTTGACGATTTAAGCGAAACCTTAAAAGCGCTTTTACAACGTCCAACGATTGCTTCGAAAGAATGGGTTTATAACCAATTCGATACGCATGTTCGCCGAAACACAGTTGTCGCGCCGGGTTCATCTGCGGGTGTAATCCGTGTGGATGGTACGAACAAAGGGTTGGCGATGACTTCTGATTGCAACTCGCGTTATGTATATCTGGATCCTGAAACAGGCGGAAAAATTGCAGTTGCGGAAGCGGCAAGAAATATTATTTGTTCTGGCGCTGAACCGATTGCGATTACGGATTGCTTGAACTTTGGAAATCCCGATAAGCCTGAAGTGTTCTGGCAGTTTGAGAAATCGGCGGCTGGAATTTCAGATGCGTGTATCAAGTTAAACGCGCCAGTTATTAGCGGTAACGTTTCGATGTCGAATGAAGTGAACGGTGTAGCAATTTATCCGACGCCTACAATCGGTATGGTTGGGTTGGTACATGATTTAGCTCACGTTACGACAACGGAATTTAAAAACGCTGATGATGTAATTTATTTAATTGGTGAAACTGCGCTTGATTTTGGCGGCAGTGAGCTACAACAAATGCAAGAGGGCAAGATTTCTGGACAAGCTCCATCTATTGATTTAGACGTAGAAGCTTCTAGACAACAAGAGCTTTTAAAAGCAATTCAAAATAATCTTGTTGAATCAGCAACTGACTTGTCAGAAGGTGGATTTGCGGTTGCGCTTTGTGAAAAAGCGTTTGGAGATGAAGGACTCGGTGCTGATGTCACTATTTCTGGGTCGGCTGTCACTGCTTTATTCAGCGAATCACAGTCGCGTTTCCTTGTTTCGGTTAAGAAAGAAAATGCTGAAGCGTTTGAAGCAGCAGTAAAAGATGCGGTGCAAGTTGGTGTCGTTACTGATACGGATCGAATTGTTATTAACGGAGAAGATACGGTATTAATTGACGGGACGGTTGAAGAGTTCCGTTCTGCTTGGAGAGGGGCAATACAATGCTTGCTGAACTCAGAGGCTTAA
- the purQ gene encoding phosphoribosylformylglycinamidine synthase subunit PurQ, whose protein sequence is MKFAILVFPGSSCDVDMHHAINEVLVEKAEYVWHTEAELENFDAVIIPSGSSYGDYLRPGALAKGSPAVESLLSFVESGKPVLGVGNGFQILTELHLLPGAFLQNKELLFKTGNAKLRVENADSIFTSEYEEAQEITIPFAQAYGNYYVDENTLAELNENGQIVFTYKDENDNGSTAKIAGVLNEHGNVLGILPLPERAIEEIIGGTDGLPLFKSILKRWNENNVSQS, encoded by the coding sequence ATGAAATTTGCTATTCTTGTTTTTCCTGGTTCAAGTTGCGATGTTGACATGCACCACGCGATTAATGAAGTGCTTGTTGAAAAAGCTGAGTACGTTTGGCATACAGAGGCGGAGTTAGAAAACTTTGATGCGGTAATCATTCCGAGCGGATCATCTTATGGGGATTATCTACGACCGGGCGCACTTGCAAAAGGATCACCTGCAGTGGAAAGCTTGCTTTCATTTGTCGAATCTGGGAAACCTGTATTGGGTGTTGGGAATGGTTTTCAAATCTTAACGGAATTACATCTGTTGCCGGGTGCTTTTCTCCAAAATAAAGAATTGCTATTTAAAACAGGCAATGCAAAATTAAGAGTTGAAAATGCGGACTCCATCTTTACTTCTGAATATGAAGAAGCTCAAGAAATTACAATTCCATTTGCGCAAGCATACGGAAATTATTACGTGGATGAAAATACATTAGCTGAGTTAAATGAAAACGGACAAATCGTATTTACATATAAAGATGAAAACGATAATGGCAGTACTGCTAAAATCGCAGGTGTTTTGAATGAACATGGAAACGTGCTAGGAATCTTGCCGTTGCCCGAGCGTGCAATCGAAGAGATTATCGGTGGTACCGATGGATTGCCTCTATTCAAGTCAATTTTGAAAAGGTGGAATGAAAACAATGTCAGCCAATCATGA
- the purS gene encoding phosphoribosylformylglycinamidine synthase subunit PurS, protein MTKVNVYVTLRESVVDPQGIATTDALKNMGFAEVESVRIGKLIELKIDETTTDIDARVKEMCDKLLINKVIEDYRYEIEEA, encoded by the coding sequence ATGACAAAAGTAAATGTATATGTAACACTTCGTGAAAGTGTTGTTGATCCACAAGGTATTGCTACAACAGATGCGCTAAAAAATATGGGCTTTGCTGAAGTAGAAAGTGTTCGAATCGGGAAATTAATTGAACTTAAGATTGATGAGACAACAACGGATATAGATGCGCGTGTGAAAGAGATGTGCGACAAGTTACTTATCAATAAAGTTATTGAAGATTACCGTTATGAAATCGAGGAGGCTTGA